In a genomic window of Quercus lobata isolate SW786 chromosome 4, ValleyOak3.0 Primary Assembly, whole genome shotgun sequence:
- the LOC115984632 gene encoding uncharacterized protein LOC115984632: protein MGAILQVLTHTRALRSAIDSSEHFCDQQFCPVDLLRNFMKEMQNGSLKPYNPSEFLNTLEDILKKTGANLKWDASTCFSGLLAGLEESGKPIAEIFLSEIIQEYYCHYCWVSMKQPIEYEAIDLHDIEGLTVIEAVRQFRVGKIIDRDCTVCNPGGEMEQIDYFSKLPQILVFKQKKSVANDGQLENEIILRDPDRTRHFYTLYGVVLQQVDGNYSSYIHHGDGWVGFSDQNISWVDKFPYEDDPCMLFYEKGDPKVRAIQNLQNQSLIGSVLHILAETDALRIAIRNHHCTNKEACGGFLLKKFMSEISDDPYDVSDFSELLPLLLEREKQAAENTPYSFFKALVNGLVRCEVSKGPMEDIFICTSYTTSRCLKCSYGPPSMDDKKDPCFALEVDVNNMKTETVVKDWLMHEVDVHCTYCEGATRSRIFRQFRKLPEILTFEIKILENHHKKCPLLLCLSDSKKHHLYSLYGLIKKVRVKNEDCYCSYIRQGNSWVKYFNSITQNSIEEQLIELPNSHNLVQVGSQSSSKPISGAWTKKAKRTIGRKRPRQQINPTVQHQDLEENEEGDEAPDEENEERGEVPAALEQRRQLGESEEGGEVPAVSEQRRQLGENDEGGEVPAALEQRRQLGENEEGGEVPAALEQRRQLGENEEVPATSRQRRRIRIRGKEVPAASGQRRRIRIRGKRERRYAGG, encoded by the exons ATGGGAGCAATATTACAAGTCTTGACCCATACTCGTGCACTTCGATCAGCTATTGATAGCTCTGAACACTTTT GTGACCAACAATTTTGTCCTGTAGATTTATTAAGAAACTTTATGAAGGAGATGCAAAATGGGAGTTTGAAGCCATATAACCCTTCAGAGTTTCTTAACACTTTAGAAG ACATTCTTAAAAAGACTGGTGCCAATTTGAAATGGGATGCTTCAACATGTTTTTCGGGCTTACTCGCTGGACTTGAAGAATCTGGAAAACCAATTGcggaaatttttttatctgaAATCATCCAAGAG TACTACTGCCACTATTGTTGGGTATCAATGAAGCAGCCCATTGAATATGAAGCCATTGATTTGCATGACATTGAGGGACTTACAGTTATAGAAGCTGTTAGGCAGTTTCGTGTTGGCAAGATTATTGATCGTGATTGTACAGTATGCAATCCTGGTGGTGAAATGGAGCAAATTGACTATTTTAGTAAGCTGCCACAAATTTTGGTCTTCAAACAGAAGAAATCGGTTGCAAATGATGGACAGTTGGAAAATGAGATCATTCTCAGAGATCCTGACAGAACA AGACATTTTTATACATTGTATGGGGTGGTGTTGCAACAAGTAGATGGAAATTACAGCTCTTACATCCACCATGGTGATGGATGGGTGGGTTTTAGTGATCAAAAT ATTTCCTGGGTTGATAAATTTCCGTATGAAGACGATCCATGCATGCTCTTTTACGAGAAGGGAGATCCAAAG GTTCGAGCCATTCAAAATTTGCAAAACCAATCCCTAATAGGATCAGTTTTACATATATTGGCTGAGACAGATGCTTTACGAATTGCAATTCGCAACCATCACT GTACGAATAAAGAAGCTTGTGGAGGATTcttgctaaaaaaatttatgagcgAGATTTCAGATGATCCATATGATGTTTCAGATTTTTCTGAATTATTACCCT TGCTCTTGGAAAGAGAGAAGCAGGCCGCAGAGAATACACCTTACAGCTTTTTTAAAGCATTAGTTAATGGGTTAGTACGGTGTGAAGTATCAAAGGGGCCAATGGaggatatttttatttgtacaaGCTATACGACG TCTCGTTGCCTTAAATGTTCATATGGACCACCATCAATGGATGATAAGAAAGATCCATGCTTTGCATTGGAAGTGGATGTGAACAACATGAAGACAGAGACAGTAGTCAAAGATTGGCTTATGCATGAAGTTGATGTACATTGTACATATTGTGAAGGGGCTACTAGGTCAAGAATTTTCCGGCAGTTTAGAAAACTTCCAGAGATTTTGACCTTTGAAATTAAGATACTGGAAAATCATCATAAAAAATGTCCTTTGCTTCTGTGTTTAAGTGATTCTAAAAAG CATCATCTGTATTCTCTATATGGATTGATAAAGAAAGTGAGGGTTAAAAATGAAGATTGTTATTGTTCATACATCCGACAAGGAAATTCATGGGTGAAATATTTTAATTCC aTAACCCAGAATTCCATTGAAGAACAACTCATTGAG CTTCCAAACAGTCACAATCTGGTTCAAGTAGGATCTCAATCAAGTTCAAAACCCATATCTGGTGCG TGGactaaaaaagcaaaaagaactATAGGAAGGAAGAGGCCAAGGCAGCAGATCAACCCTACTGTACAACACCAG GATTTGGAAGAGAATGAGGAAGGAGATGAAGCTCCTGATGAAGAGAATGAGGAAAGAGGGGAAGTTCCTGCTGCATTAGAGCAGAGAAGGCAATTGGGAGAGAGCGAGGAAGGAGGGGAAGTTCCTGCTGTATCAGAGCAGAGAAGGCAATTGGGAGAGAACGATGAAGGAGGGGAAGTCCCTGCTGCATTAGAGCAGAGAAGGCAATTGGGAGAGAACGAGGAAGGGGGGGAAGTTCCTGCTGCATTGGAGCAGAGAAGGCAATTGGGAGAGAACGAGGAAGTTCCTGCTACATCGAGGCAGAGAAGGCGAATCAGAATCAGGGGCAAGGAAGTTCCTGCTGCATCGGGGCAGAGAAGGCGAATCAGAATCAGGGGCAAACGAGAACGAAGATATGCTGGAGGGTAA
- the LOC115987261 gene encoding F-box/kelch-repeat protein At3g17530-like, whose protein sequence is MEVIFSNEDLAMEILSRLSAKNLLRCKCVSKRWTSLISDPSFVRIHHQRSRCISGLLVQEFKEYGGNFRGDDYFLYASVNGELGIFKLMDESFPQLTSVVMASCDGLICYRSRRTRDVEVLDIVVWNPMTQERLTLRTTDCHVGSIFGLAFYPFGSSAKMIPSFKVVSIQRPKHDQNSYSFVIYSSETGKWKTSLEVCYCKDELHKNKHIYVNGRFYWLTKNQNIITFEVDEELSGVITVPGPKWLDRYVVRLACLGDSDGYLHYVCVDMPELRVWMLTDPCKPIWVLKHHVNIDQFGEESRDHYIHRVRHSPETIGDSFVVDAQNFHDEVVYLSIRGRLCSYDFKTGRLRFFFNGLYLRHMNKVQATVLPYTPTLATIGIPWLKQNSGSASISFASTSFNYLGRPRKKLKTRKT, encoded by the coding sequence ATGGAAGTCATTTTTTCAAATGAAGACTTAGCAATGGAAATTTTAAGTCGCTTGTCAGCTAAGAACCTTTTAAGGTGCAAGTGTGTCTCCAAGAGATGGACGAGCCTTATATCTGATCCATCCTTTGTGCGGATTCACCATCAGAGGTCAAGATGCATTTCAGGACTCCTTGTTCAAGAGTTTAAGGAGTATGGGGGGAATTTTCGTGGAGATGATTATTTCCTTTACGCTAGTGTTAATGGTGAATTGGGCATATTTAAATTGATGGATGAAAGTTTCCCTCAACTGACTTCTGTCGTTATGGCTTCATGTGATGGACTCATCTGTTATAGAAGTCGTCGAACTAGGGATGTAGAGGTGCTGGACATAGTTGTTTGGAACCCAATGACCCAGGAACGGTTAACCTTGAGAACCACTGACTGTCATGTTGGTAGCATCTTCGGATTGGCTTTCTACCCATTTGGTTCTTCAGCAAAGATGATCCCTAGCTTTAAAGTGGTCAGCATTCAGCGACCAAAACATGACCAAAATTCCTACTCCTTTGTGATCTACTCATCGGAGACAGGGAAATGGAAAACTTCCCTTGAAGTGTGCTATTGCAAGGATGAGCTTCACAAGAACAAACATATTTATGTTAATGGAAGGTTTTACTGGTTGACGAAGAATCAGAACATTATCACTTTTGAGGTGGATGAGGAGTTATCTGGAGTCATTACAGTACCAGGTCCTAAGTGGTTGGATAGATATGTAGTGAGACTGGCTTGCCTTGGGGATTCAGATGGGTATCTTCATTATGTGTGTGTAGATATGCCTGAACTTAGGGTCTGGATGTTAACAGATCCTTGCAAGCCCATTTGGGTTCTTAAGCACCATGTAAATATAGATCAatttggtgaagaatcaagggATCATTATATCCATCGTGTACGGCACTCTCCTGAAACGATTGGGGATTCTTTTGTAGTGGATGCTCAAAATTTCCATGATGAAGTTGTGTATTTGTCTATACGAGGTAGGTTATGTTCGTACGACTTCAAAACTGGAAGGCTAAGATTCTTCTTTAATGGTTTGTACCTGAGGCATATGAATAAGGTTCAGGCCACTGTGCTCCCATATACACCAACCTTGGCAACAATTGGCATTCCCTGGTTGAAACAGAATTCTGGTAGTGCTTCTATTTCTTTTGCTTCAACATCTTTTAATTACCTAGGAAGAcctagaaaaaaattgaaaacaaggaAGACCTag